A region from the Musa acuminata AAA Group cultivar baxijiao chromosome BXJ1-10, Cavendish_Baxijiao_AAA, whole genome shotgun sequence genome encodes:
- the LOC135595163 gene encoding protein arginine N-methyltransferase 5-like: protein MPLGQRPGDKSESRYCGVETEFHDDMPHLLTESLSGGFDFIVAPLIDPSYRPSSTSNGGSGSLVLPVAASDLILSPSQWSSHVVGKISSWIDLDSDDEKVRLDSEITLKQEIAWASHLSLQACILPPPRRASCGNYAKCVNQILQSTNNMQLWLRVPLEKSEPMDDGSANANSDFSGGRMFDSWEWWNSFRLLCEHHSQLCVVLDILSSLPSNNSIGRWFGEPVRAAVIYTNSFLTNARGYPCLSKRHQKLITEFFNHSVQIVISGGLLHNISGESIKALPANDDDSHLEVMPTRHALRPYLDYIAYLYQRMDPLPEQERFELGYRDFLQSPLQPLMDNLEAQTYETFEKDIVKYSQYQRAVCKALIDRVPDENASTKIMVLMVVGAGRGPLVRASLQAAEETGRKLKVYAVEKNPNAVITLHSLVKLEGWEDIVTIISSDMRCWNAPEKADILVSELLGSFGDNELSPECLDGAQTFLKADGISIPSSYTSFIQPVTATKLYNDVKSHKDLAHFETAYVVKLHRVARLAPSQPVFTFTHPEYSKKSNERYKKLCFEIPSDSGSAVVHGFAGYFDATLYKDVHLGIEPSTATPNMFSWFPIFFPLRTPLFVPTGSPLEVHFWRCSSASKVWYEWCVTSPTTSPVHNSNGRSYWVGL from the exons ATGCCGCTTGGGCAGAGGCCAGGGGACAAAAGTGAGTCACGGTATTGTGGAGTGGAGACGGAATTCCATGATGATATGCCTCATCTCCTCACTGAAAGCCTTTCTGGTGGTTTTGACTTCATAGTAGCTCCTCTG ATTGATCCTAGTTATAGGCCTAGTTCCACGAGTAATGGAGGAAGTGGTTCTTTGGTTTTACCTGTTGCAGCATCTGACTTAATTCTTAGCCCTTCACAATGGAGCAGTCATGTTGTTG GTAAAATTAGCTCATGGATTGACTTAGATTCGGACGATGAAAAAGTTCGATTAGACTCAGAAATTACATTGAAGCAAGAAATTGCATGGGCTTCACATCTATCCTTGCAG GCTTGCATTTTACCCCCTCCTAGGAGAGCTTCTTGTGGTAATTATGCAAAATGTGTAAATCAAATCTTGCAAAGTACAAATAACATGCAG TTGTGGCTTAGGGTACCATTGGAGAAGTCTGAACCCATGGATGATGGTTCTGCAAATGCAAACTCTGACTTTTCA GGCGGAAGAATGTTTGATTCATGGGAGTGGTGGAACTCTTTTCGGCTGCTATGTGAGCATCACAGTCAACTATGTGTAGTTCTTGACATTTT GAGTTCTCTGCCATCGAATAACTCCATTGGACGGTGGTTTGGAGAACCAGTTAGAGCAGCTGTCATTTATACCAAT TCCTTCTTAACCAATGCAAGAGGATACCCTTGTCTTTCAAAACGACATCAGAAGTTAATAACGGAGTTCTTCAATCATTCTGTTCAG ATAGTAATTTCTGGAGGCTTGCTTCACAACATCTCTGGTGAAAGCATCAAAGCTTTGCCTGCTAATGATGATGATAGTCATCTTGAAG TTATGCCTACTCGGCATGCATTGAGGCCTTACCTGGATTATATTGCATACTTATACCAACGGATGGATCCTCTTCCTGAGCAAGAACGTTTTGAG CTTGGCTATAGGGACTTTCTGCAGTCTCCATTGCAG CCTCTTATGGATAATCTGGAGGCTCAAACTTATGAGACATTTGAAAAAGATATAGTTAAATATAGTCAG TACCAAAGAGCAGTTTGCAAAGCTTTGATTGACAGGGTCCCTGATGAGAACGCATCAACAAAAATAATG GTACTAATGGTTGTGGGAGCTGGAAGAGGACCACTTGTAAGAGCATCTTTGCAG GCAGCAGAAGAAACAGGTCGGAAACTAAAAGTTTATGCTGTAGAGAAAAATCCCAATGCCGTCATTACACTTCAT AGTTTGGTTAAATTGGAAGGATGGGAAGACATAGTTACTATAATTTCAAGTGATATGCGTTGCTGGAATGCCCCAGAAAAAGCTGATATCTTG GTGAGTGAGCTGCTGGGATCATTTGGTGATAATGAACTCTCACCTGAATGTCTTGATGGAGCACAGACGTTTTTAAAGGCAGATGGGATTTCTATTCCGTCATC ATATACAAGCTTTATTCAACCTGTGACAGCAACAAAGTTATATAATGAT GTGAAGTCACATAAGGATCTTGCACATTTCGAAACTGCATATGTTGTAAAACTGCACCGTGTAGCAAGGCTTGCTCCATCTCAGCCT GTGTTCACATTTACACATCCAGAATACTCTAAGAAAAGCAATGAAAGATATAAAAAGTTATGTTTTGAGATACCTTCGGACAGCGGATCGGCTGTGGTGCATG GTTTTGCTGGTTATTTTGATGCAACACTTTATAAAGATGTACATCTTGGCATTGAACCATCCACTGCAACACCAAACATGTTTAGCTG GTTCCCAATCTTCTTTCCTCTGCGGACACCTCTCTTTGTACCTACAGGATCTCCTTTAGAAGTCCACTTCTGGCGATGCTCAAGTGCTTCAAAG GTCTGGTACGAGTGGTGTGTTACTTCTCCCACTACTTCACCAGTTCATAACAGCAATGGCCGCTCATATTGGGTTGGGCTATGA